From a single Aquincola tertiaricarbonis genomic region:
- a CDS encoding relaxase/mobilization nuclease domain-containing protein, whose product MTLSTDAALLHWGERLFYPGNRRVPNAAPRLRGSPAQRAAALRERIAALVQRRAPQVMVKVTGGGRGMCAITAHFHYISKHGRLPIEDERGDVVQGREELDLLVDEWRWGGSPIEEHTTRREAYNIMLSMPRGTDPSIVQRATREFAHLELADHKYVMVLHDHQANPHVHLSVRAESNHGHRLNPRKADLQRWRETFAERLRGWGIEAEATPAATRGVQGRDEALWQRQARDQQRLRREVIRRPIAIAPSHFSARQAWARIGQVLVRSKNSLDRNLARDLANFMEGRPRFAVPRLSPQRSIEKGLRDRPSEHRR is encoded by the coding sequence ATGACGCTATCCACCGATGCCGCCTTGCTGCACTGGGGCGAGCGGCTGTTCTATCCGGGCAATCGACGGGTGCCCAACGCAGCGCCCCGCCTGCGCGGCTCGCCTGCTCAACGGGCCGCTGCCCTGCGCGAGCGCATCGCCGCGCTGGTGCAGCGCCGCGCCCCTCAGGTGATGGTCAAGGTCACCGGAGGCGGCCGAGGTATGTGCGCCATCACGGCGCATTTCCACTACATCAGCAAACACGGCCGGCTGCCGATCGAGGATGAACGCGGTGACGTGGTGCAGGGTCGGGAAGAGCTCGACCTGCTGGTGGACGAGTGGCGCTGGGGTGGTAGCCCGATCGAGGAACACACTACGCGGCGCGAGGCCTACAACATCATGCTGTCCATGCCGCGTGGCACCGACCCGTCTATTGTGCAGCGCGCGACCCGCGAGTTCGCACACTTAGAGCTGGCAGATCACAAGTACGTCATGGTGCTGCACGACCACCAAGCGAATCCTCACGTGCACCTCAGCGTGCGGGCAGAGTCAAACCATGGGCACCGGCTGAACCCCCGTAAGGCCGATCTCCAGCGTTGGCGAGAGACTTTCGCGGAAAGGTTGCGCGGCTGGGGCATCGAGGCGGAGGCTACACCTGCTGCAACGCGCGGCGTGCAAGGCCGCGATGAGGCGTTATGGCAGCGACAGGCCCGGGACCAGCAACGGCTGCGGCGGGAGGTAATTCGACGCCCGATCGCCATTGCTCCTTCCCACTTCTCAGCTCGTCAAGCTTGGGCGCGTATCGGGCAAGTGCTTGTCCGGTCAAAAAATTCGCTAGATCGCAACCTCGCACGTGATCTTGCCAACTTTATGGAGGGGAGACCTCGCTTCGCCGTTCCTCGACTCTCGCCGCAGCGTTCCATTGAGAAGGGCCTGCGGGATCGCCCATCGGAGCACCGCCGTTGA